The Stigmatopora argus isolate UIUO_Sarg chromosome 6, RoL_Sarg_1.0, whole genome shotgun sequence region atcagttgattgcattcaggtgctgcttcttccaCCAGACCTTCTCATTGGCCTAATAGTCTGCACTGTTTCAGTAGGGAGGAAAACCTTCCcccacttggccctttctggaatctgtttgacacctgtggtgcaGAGGTTCACACGCCTGATTGCGTTGCGGGCAGccacgggctcgattcccgctggtgttAGTATGATtctgagtgtgtatggttgtttgtctctgtgtgcccgactgctgactggtgaccagtctagcttgtagtctgcctttcgccgaAATCAGCTGTGATGCgaggtttggaaaatgaatgaatgaatgaaaattacaGATATGGGAAATGTGTTCACATTTTGAGGGATTCTGTTACTtgaatattgtttttctttttatatagttactctaatttgcatatcaaaaggTTTTGTGACttttagggttattagtcttacattattatatatttgcttgcaatgaagaacgctttgcttcacttagggttattagtcttttatttttatatatttgctttacttagcttattaacatacatacatacatctgcttgcaactgTGTAATGCTCGCTCCTGAGTGAACCTAAACAACgtgaaggtcactcccctctccagctggacttctcaaaactgttgttcacaccgctcccttgggaagacctacaattgttttgagaaacatcgaGAAACATCGACTTCTGAAAGTGTTGTCCACATCGCTCTGTTGGGAAGATTCGgcagaccttcaattgttttgagaactgagatgcatgttgtaaATCTGATATAGTAAACAGCATTAGAGATGTCCCGTATGGCAGAATGATCTGGGACGAAGACGAGTCAGGATCggttctctcttgcaagacaccggttatgagtcagatgtctgttttatttgtgcgtgcatttgggaatgcctattggtgaacctatcagtgaCCTAAAAATGTTGTATGTAAAATCGttcggggtaccactgtacttgccaAAATGCTAGTTTACCCTCAATAACattcaaatcacaaaaaaatacaaatagagTGGGGCGTATTTATTCCAAGAGGCTCAGGAAGGGAAACAAACCTGGTACTTTGGCTGGatttaatcaatacataatgGCTTGACTCCATACCACAAAACCTAGCGGAGGTAAGACCATGTCCCAGACCCAAGCATGTCCTAAGAACCGTTAAGATTAGTTAAGATTTCCTTTTTGATAAGATCCTCTTCTGTGATTACAGTAACGTTGATCCAGCAATTTTGGCAGGGATTAACGAGTGGCAAAGTGGCACTGACTGGAAAAGGGGATCATTACTGTTTGCACAGACTTTGTGGTTTCCTTTTACTGAGCCtgcaaaatggttttgacaaaaaacaCTGAATCCAAAGAGCGTGTAACAAAATCCCCATCAAGGCATTCATGGCTGACGTGACCATAACAACCCTGTTATTCCTGCAATGCAAAAGGATCCTTAGGGATTTGGAAAAATGTAAGTATTTCTCAAGAAGTCATGGGGCGCAGAAGGGCACCCGATTGGCTTTAGCCAACGGATGGGCATGTACACCGGACCCTGCACCGCcccagtgtgtttgtgtgtgtgttgttaggCAGGTGGGAAACGAGAGAAAGTGGACCCAAACACAGGAAAAATCAAAGGCCAGAAAATCAAGAAAGGGGCACTGGTGCAAAAAAAGGGTTCATTTACAAAAGCTTGTATTGACCAAACAAAATGTACGCTTTGCAGAGTTTGTCACTCTAATGACAATGTTTCAACTCAAAGTCTCGGAGCTTGTATCTAACCACAACTCCCACGTGACTAAAAATGTTCGAAACCTTATTTGCCCGGAAGTGGTTTCAGACGTCATTAATCATGTGAAGGTTTTTGCTTGGTAATGATACCTCTGCCACTTTAGAGTGGACACGAAAtggttcatttgaatttcaaatcACACAAGAATGTCCAGCTCTACAAACATGGCAGGTAGTAATGTATGTGAGAATTAACCATATGCTTACACAAAATGTGACACACAGCTCGCGTGTGGGAAATCTCACTGAATCGTTTTTGCGTCAACTTTTTGTACTTGCATGAAAGATAAATTTTAGTCATGAAGAAATGCCTTTTTGATCtaactttaaaacaaaaagagcAAGAAGCCAACTCACGAAGGTGTgcattgagattttttcaagTCTCCCTCACAAAAAGATTCTATAGTAAATTACTGAAGACCAGTATTCCCAACTGGTGGCCCcgtggggtgagtggttagcgcgtcggcctcacagctctggggtcctggttcaaatcccggtcccGGCCACCTGTGcgtaatttgcatgttctccttgggcctgcgtgggtttcctcccaaattccaaaaacatgcatggtaggctgattggacactctaaattgcccctaggtatgggtatgggtatgggtatgggtgtgactgtgcatggctgtccttctccttgtgcccttaaTTCGGCTGAGTGTCTCCCACCTCTCGCCTGGAGTCAGTTgagataggctcctgcaccccccacaaccctaatgaggataaagcggtccagaagATGAGAGATTCTGTTTTACAATAAATGTGAACATGCTAACCTAAAtttgaagactttttttctttaaaatatgtatttaatcaCTTTATTGTCCATTTTAATTCAAATCTTAGTTGTTTTATTTCCCTCACGGTCAAACTATCACTTGACTGCATAATTTGTACAAAGTATTATCATGTAACCATGTATTACCAATTTCTGCTCTCCCAACATAAATGGAAGCTTTGCCTCCTCTCGACAAAAGTATGAGCACAGAAGGACATCTAGCGGTCtgttgttattatatgtttcttTCAGCATTATCAACAGGGGGCAGTATCGAAATTCAAAGCAGGCTTCactcctttatttttttccgaaTGCAAACTTCTTCCTCTTCCGGTTGTCCTCTGTTCGTGTGGCAGGTATTAAGACTTTTTCACAATATGTACTCTTCATATCGCTATCAATCTGAACAAGTTTGTGTAGTCTCAGCGTGAACATTCAGTGCATTTGATAAACCACGCTACAAACTAACTGTCTGCTGCAATATTTAGatgatatatatttcttttaacCTGTAAAGTAATGTATCAATTCTTGTTAGCATTAGCTAGCGATAACATTGCCTGCTGTTTCTGGGTTAATCGTTTTCCTTTACGTTCTCTTAATAAATATTAGTCCTGATTTAGTATCGGTTGAATACATGAAAATTTTTAAGACGCTGGTCTTCAGTTTTTAGCATCAGTCCGGTTAGCAATCCTATGGCCAGCTAATGTTGCCTTGTTATTGGCTTGATCTGACTCTGGTTTTTATTTGGATAGGTAAGCTGTAACTGCAATGGCAAAGTCGAAGAACCACACGACACACAACCAGTGTAAGTAAATATGATGGGCCAACAGTCGCTTGAATTGTTCCCAAACTACAACTACTGTAGGTTTTTCCCCTataagtttttttctttcaattaaaCTTCCATGTCCTTTTCTGACGTTGCAGCCCGTAAAGCCCATAGAAACGGCATCAAGAAGCCAAGATCCCACCGCTATGAGTCCTTAAAGGGGGTACGTACTGTGCTTTACTGTTAAAATTACTCTTGACCCAGCCATGTTGTTACTTGATCATTAAGTGTTAGAGCAGAGAATCCATTCAgtgaaagtacagtggtacctcgacatacgatcttaatccgttccgggactgagctcgtatgtcgagcttctcgtaactcgagcgaacgttacccattgaaatgaactaaaaacaaactaattctttgcaaccctctgaaaaaacaccaaaaacaggatattggattggaaaaacatttttatttgttctaatttgctatatattgacaaagtaacaaataacgagtggtttaatagtactaaaatgtgtttaataggactataaaattagacgcggaggatacacagacggacatacacatacgtagaagcaggcgggggggtcggggggactttatccacggcaactcaacaaacaaatttaaattgacttggattaatatatacagacacacttaaacatatgtttaatgtaacttaacATAAtattgaattctaattttgtttgaatcttttttacctttgttctacgGGTCGACTCCACCTGGACGTTCAGCcagagtcttcaaaacgaacgcatcgagttgtttgtttttgccttcccttcaaaatatttcgaaaatgacgcgcacaaatgtcatcacaaaacaataacgcgcgaccacttccCTTTTCAACAAAatccgaaaactcttgccactccgttgtaactttcctgggtgataatcgaggcaaatgtcttgataaattccaccgtggctttcgaattggaactatcttttatccacaataaaggaaggctctccatctcgtcatgaatgtcactgcgccggtgggaaattatagttagtcctttggaaggcctcttctcctcaattgcgtccttctgcttaaggatggtggaaatggttgacgtattcctctcgtattgccgagcaagctTGGTGACAAGTacaccactcatatttttcaattatttcgcgcttaatgttgattgtcaacggtcgccttttctttgcaaaactctgccgatccattgttgtttactttgtatgtaaatgtagtatgCATTGaccaacatggaaaaaaaataacgggggaaatgcaaagctccgccccgtgctcgtagatatattttatacacgaaagagatgcagcaagacagtgccatggccacctggcttgcttgcatctcgaattttttctcgtatctagggcgaattcgatcgaaatttttgtcgtatctcgagcatctcgtaggtagagctgcttgtaggtcgaggtaccactgtacagtggtgcctcggtTTTCAAACGTCCCAGGCTTCGAATAAATcgaagtttgaatgaaaacttcAAGATTTCTTTTGCTTCTGAAAAGCATTACACGCGCAGCCCGCTAAATTGATACACAACACGCTTTGTTATTGTGCACAACACAGCCACTACGCACGCGTCTGCCTTTAGTGTCATgatttgttggggttttgtgtCGTATCCATGTGATTGATTACCTATTAGTATCATTTGCTGTGTTTTTCCTGCTCGTCCCTTGTGTCCCAGAGCTACCAAATACTAAGAATCGTCCGTAGTTTACTACGCCAGTTTATACCAAATTTACGAAATCCGCATTTTCTATGAAAACTacgaaggaaaaaaatcaagcaatgtctGACGCGATCGGCATTTTGAAACTTTACGTTTGCTTTTAAGAACTTTTTGCTTTTAAGAACTTTTTCAGTTAAAATTTGCCGATTGAGGATGGCACAAATTGAAACTACATCCATGTGACCTAAACGGATGTGGCATGTGTTTAGGCCAGCCGTTTAGGTCATGTGGATGTAGTTTCGATAGATTTTTGAAGCAGCATAGACGTACCGTGGCCATGGCTACCAAGCGAAGACGAGAGAACTGATACTGATATTTTGCCATCgaaaaaaagtacaacaaaCTCCAGCCTGCAAAAGTTCAAGACAGAATACAGTGTTATATATTTGTGTTTGGCGCCATCAACCGAAGGAGAATTCTTTGCGTACTGTAAGTATTGCAACATGGAAACTGTTGCTTTGCGTGACAAAGACTTGTTGGAAGTGAATTATGAGAagattagtacagtggtacctcgagatacgagcttaatccgttccgggactgagctcgtatgacaagttactcgtaactcgaggtaaagtttcccattgaaatgaatgggaaacaaattaattcgttccaactctctgaaaaaaacaccagaaacaggatattggattgaaaaaaaatgttttatttcttataattcgccatatattgacaaagtaataaataacgagtggtttaatagaaataaagtgtttaatctaactaaaattggccggatttcgccgaggggagaggggcttcgggtttttttttcttccacacaacgcactcgtaaacagaacaaacactccaccctcacgttcgctatcgatgggctgtttgctgtcgtactattcccttcaaaatattccgaaaatgatgcacacaaatgtcctcacaatcggagaacgcacgaccacttgccaacgagcagcaagcagtcttatcagcgatcgcaccgctgctcatgggagcttcgggggcgctggctagcggctcattttagcttgtagcatctgtgttcgcatcccctcgaacggcgactatgatagagttgctaccggggatgctgttgcgagccagtgcccccgatgttcttatgagcagccaacgagcagagtcttttatcagcgatcgccccgggGGGGGAAGAGGCCAAGCGTGCAACTGAGaaatttaatagaactaaaatttgtaggtctttcattattcatttttgtattgaaaatgtTGATTGCCACAAATATTTTGAGATGATTGCATTCACACAAATTTTGTGTAATAAAGTTCTCAATCATGTGTTGTTTGCagcttttcaaaaaaataaaattatcaaAGAACGACTTTAAAATTAGAACTGGTCCTCTTAAACGCCACTAGGGAAAAAAGCtcccaaaatctgaaaattctctttacccattCTGAAATACGATTTTCGgtgtttggcagctctggtgGCCAAGTTTTtctaattgtcttgtcaacccctGTCAGTGTATTTAGACAAGGTGTCCTCGTCTACCCTTCCTGTAGTATTGTTCCTGTTTGAGTGTTAGTGTGCTTCGTGTTCCTTTGTGGTTTCCCCCAGTTGTTCTCATTGTGTTGTTACTTTTCCCCCAATGTTCTGTATTTAACCTCATAAGGCCCAAACTCTtccaaggcatgcatttttattttctctttgatatttaggcaaATTGAGACCAGATGAGTgtcaaaacaaagaattatctttttacatgatgtagtttctgagaaaaaatatGTCCACATCacaagtggacgccaggcccttgtagtccaacatttaacattgtagtcttgtgataaCCAAaattgtgatgtccacacatgtggacgccagatCCTAGAAGGTTaagattgtggatgactgggctcaagtgttggCCAGCACTGCTGTTTAAGCTTTCGCCagagctggaatcaagttcccggaatacacaacccTGACAGTGGAGTCTAGCATGTTGAACGCTAAACTCTTCaattcagagtgtaccttttacccGAATAAAgtattatcaaacttagttttgctcttgctgtctttaaaacacgctagcggctagcctaacttacgctaacagatagcataacatacgctagcctagtgtcatgctagcgccttttcaAAGGAAGCGTCATGtattggcaaaaaaacaaaatatacctGCAAATGAGACTGCCCCCTCTCAaatggtgcgttttataggtgtgaaaatacggtatttcgtGTGATCGGTATCAATATGAGCacacttaaaaatgtaaatgtgtattttcttttttgacagGTGGACCCTAAGTTCTTGAGGAACATGCGCTTTGCAAAGAAGCACAACAAGAGGGGATTGAAGGCAGCTAGGAAAGCCGCAGCAGCGGCGGCCGCTGCTATTGCTCCTGCACCCGCTCCTGCTCCCGCACCTGCACCTGCTCAGAAATAATCTGTTTGCTCGTCACCCCACTCACCTTTTGTGTTCCATCACAATAAAGCAATGCTTTAATAAACAACTTTTTCCTCTGTATTGTTTCACTTCAgtaattaatataaaaatatcagGCTGCCCAATGAGAGGGTGGAGGTTGCATTGAAActagtgatgtcccgatcccatACTcagtataataaaaatatactatCTGGCCAATacggctatttttggagtagTATGGCATTTTGTCACAACATCCAGTCCGATACAGTAGTATGTGCTTTCAGTGCAATCGAGCTTTTCAAGTATACATGAAATGAAGCACAAGGCAAATGTCTGCTGAGTGGGACAGTTTCACTTTAGAAAATAATGATGGTAACAGCATGGTGTAAGCAGCATTTCTTGAGGTATCACCAGGGTCCCCAccagaatcaaatgatcaactcatcagcaagctgtccagaagcttcataccgattcccattatttgattcaggggagtggcttccgcttgtgagtttcagtgtggattttcacatttcatgaactaaaaaaaaggaaaaaatcccAAGAGGAAAAGTCGCGATGCAGTGAAGCCGCGATGTTCGAGGGATTCCTGTAATACACTAAGTATGGTGACAAATTATTTTCCCTCATGATTTGACACACATCGCCGTCAATAGCAATACAatggaaaaagagaaaagaaagattGTTAAACACGACCATCAGTACCACTAGCCAGTCCTTGTGGTAAAAAAAGATAACACGTTCGGTTTGTCAAAGTCAACACGGTGCATAATTCACTCAACCCCGCATTATTGGTTTGGGAAATTAGATTTTCCTACGGTAGGAGAAATTCCGACTTCTCCCATGTACACTGAACTAAACATTGTTTCGTCACTTCCTTTCCCGGTGACACCAACTTGCATCATTCCTTGTATCTTGTCAACTGGAGGGGGACAACATGTGAGTAAGCCATTCTAAGTTGAACAGCGTTAATTAATTCGTCGAGTGCTTCCACACGTGTTTCAAATTTTGCTCCATTTTGCGCACTCTGAACAAGTTACCTTGTCGAAAGCTGCGGTTTTCTTCTGAGGCAGTTATTTTAAACATTGACTGGCTAGCGTAACACACTAGCTAACTTTATCAAAGGTGTCTTTTAAGGCTTAAAGTTGAAACTTGCCACAgaagaaaattaattttctaCATAGCTGCTTTGcatttaaaatttttgttttaaatattatttttttctggttcATTGTTCAATGAAATTGTGAGAAGATTGACTTGTTGGTACCCCCAAAAGATTCAGCACACACGGTTGAAAGCATTAATTTGCTAAATTTTCTACTGCTTAATTATTGAGTaaactttctctctctttctgaaccgctttatcctcattaggttcgcggggggtgctggagcctatcccagctgaccccgggccagaggcgggggacaccctgaatcggtggccagccgatcgcagggcacaaggagatggacagccatatacacacacacccatacccatacctaggggaaatttagagtgtcagatcagcctaccacgcatgtttttggaaggtgggaagaaaccggagtacccggaggaaacccacgcaggcccagggagaacatgcaaactccacacaggtggacgagacctggatttgaacccaagactccttctgtgaggccgacgcactaaccactcaccccaccggGCCCCCCTAACTAAATTAGTATGATTTAAATATCAAAGGACAGC contains the following coding sequences:
- the rpl29 gene encoding large ribosomal subunit protein eL29; translation: MAKSKNHTTHNQSRKAHRNGIKKPRSHRYESLKGVDPKFLRNMRFAKKHNKRGLKAARKAAAAAAAAIAPAPAPAPAPAPAQK